Proteins from one Desulfovibrio sp. Fe33 genomic window:
- the upp gene encoding uracil phosphoribosyltransferase codes for MALHLVDHPLIRHKVGLLRRHDISTSHFRTLANEITRLLTYEATKDFETEKATIKGWAGNVEIDRIKGKKVTVVPILRAGLGMMDGVFDMIPGAKASVVGFYRNEETLEPVQYYVKLAKNIDQRMALILDPMLATGGTLNATIKLLKEAGCQSIRGLFLCAAPEGVERILSEHPDVDIYTAALDDRLNDVGYIIPGLGDAGDKIFGTK; via the coding sequence ATGGCCTTACACCTGGTTGACCACCCGCTGATCCGGCACAAGGTAGGTCTGCTCCGTAGGCACGACATTTCCACCAGCCACTTCCGTACTCTGGCCAACGAGATCACCCGGCTGCTGACCTACGAGGCTACCAAGGATTTCGAAACCGAGAAGGCCACCATCAAGGGCTGGGCAGGCAACGTCGAAATCGACCGCATCAAGGGCAAGAAGGTCACCGTGGTACCCATCCTGCGCGCAGGCCTGGGCATGATGGACGGCGTATTCGACATGATCCCCGGCGCCAAGGCGTCCGTGGTCGGTTTCTACCGCAACGAGGAAACCCTGGAACCCGTCCAGTATTACGTCAAGCTCGCCAAGAACATCGACCAGCGCATGGCCCTCATCCTGGACCCCATGCTGGCCACCGGCGGCACCCTGAACGCCACCATCAAGCTGCTCAAGGAAGCGGGCTGCCAGTCCATCCGCGGCCTGTTCCTGTGCGCCGCACCCGAGGGCGTGGAGCGGATTCTGTCCGAGCATCCCGACGTGGACATCTACACGGCGGCGTTGGATGACCGACTCAACGACGTAGGATATATCATCCCCGGTCTCGGAGACGCGGGGGACAAGATATTCGGCACCAAGTAG
- a CDS encoding uracil-xanthine permease family protein: MSDVHSTEYNFRPKDALLGAQMLFVAFGALVLVPILTGIDSNVALFTAGIGTLLFQVVTKGKVPVFLASSFAFLPPLFAAQQGEFTYPEIMCGLVAAGVLYVVISLCIRFFGAGFLHKLLPPIVTGPVIMLIGLILAPVAVNMALGHNGQVWLEPQIPSMIVAGVALLTTILISLLGRGWLKLVPILCGIVAGYVCSLILDATGMTASMYDAFVATAVDGKVGGMGLAPWMDGTLISLAPVQNAKLFAMPNFSMPTWSWEAVLYVVPIAIAPAIEHFGDVLAIGSISGKDYVKDPGIQNTMLGDGLATSLACMLGGPPNTTYSEVSGAVALTRAFNPAIMTWAAITAILLAFVGKLGGFLNTIPMPVMGGIMLLLFGAITVIGLNTLVRSQLDLLLPRNMIIVAIIMVFGLGGMVLNIGITDLKGIGLGAIAGVVLNLILPCKDCNEENDPAEL; this comes from the coding sequence ATGAGTGACGTTCATTCCACCGAGTACAATTTCAGACCGAAGGACGCGCTGCTGGGGGCGCAGATGCTCTTCGTGGCCTTCGGCGCGCTGGTTCTGGTGCCGATCCTGACGGGCATCGATTCCAACGTGGCCCTGTTCACGGCGGGCATAGGCACCCTGCTGTTCCAGGTGGTCACCAAAGGCAAGGTGCCGGTATTTCTGGCATCGTCCTTCGCCTTCCTTCCGCCGCTGTTCGCGGCCCAGCAAGGCGAGTTCACCTATCCCGAAATCATGTGCGGCCTGGTGGCCGCAGGCGTCCTGTATGTGGTCATCAGTCTGTGCATCCGCTTCTTCGGCGCGGGCTTCCTGCACAAGCTGCTGCCCCCCATCGTCACCGGCCCGGTCATCATGCTCATCGGCCTGATCCTCGCTCCCGTGGCAGTGAACATGGCCCTCGGACACAACGGCCAGGTCTGGCTTGAGCCGCAAATCCCCTCCATGATCGTGGCGGGTGTCGCGCTGCTGACCACCATCCTGATTTCCCTGCTCGGCAGGGGATGGCTCAAACTCGTTCCCATCCTGTGCGGCATCGTCGCGGGCTACGTCTGTTCCCTGATCCTTGACGCCACCGGCATGACCGCCTCCATGTACGATGCCTTCGTGGCCACGGCCGTCGACGGAAAAGTCGGCGGCATGGGTCTGGCTCCGTGGATGGACGGCACCCTGATATCCCTGGCTCCCGTGCAGAACGCGAAGCTCTTCGCCATGCCCAACTTCTCCATGCCCACCTGGAGCTGGGAAGCCGTCCTCTACGTGGTGCCCATCGCCATCGCTCCCGCAATCGAACACTTCGGCGACGTCCTGGCCATCGGCTCCATCTCCGGCAAGGACTACGTGAAAGACCCGGGCATCCAGAACACCATGCTCGGCGACGGCCTGGCCACCTCTCTGGCCTGTATGCTCGGCGGCCCGCCGAACACCACCTACTCCGAGGTTTCCGGCGCAGTGGCCCTGACCCGCGCCTTCAACCCCGCGATCATGACCTGGGCGGCCATCACCGCCATCCTGCTCGCCTTCGTGGGCAAACTCGGCGGTTTCCTCAACACCATCCCCATGCCGGTCATGGGCGGCATCATGCTGCTCCTCTTCGGCGCCATCACCGTCATCGGCCTGAACACCCTGGTCCGTTCCCAGCTCGACCTGCTCCTGCCGCGCAACATGATCATCGTGGCCATCATCATGGTCTTCGGTCTCGGCGGAATGGTCCTGAACATCGGCATCACCGACCTCAAGGGCATCGGCCTGGGTGCCATCGCGGGTGTGGTCCTCAACCTCATCCTCCCCTGCAAGGACTGCAACGAGGAAAACGACCCCGCCGAACTGTAA
- the hisA gene encoding 1-(5-phosphoribosyl)-5-[(5-phosphoribosylamino)methylideneamino]imidazole-4-carboxamide isomerase, whose protein sequence is MILFPAVDIKNGECVRLAQGKEDEVTVFASDPVAQARYWEDLGARYLHVVDLDGAFSGVPKNFELIKAICSEIDIPVQLGGGIRDIATARKYIEAGVHRLIIGTMALEDPKLFSDLCKALPGRIGVSLDAVDGKLKTKGWVEDAGLTIDDVLPRLEAEGICFIVYTDIARDGMQTGVNFDALSALCSKTSVPVIAAGGVHTLDDIKNLYPLSGKGLEGAISGRAIYVGTLDVKEANAWIDAQ, encoded by the coding sequence ATGATTCTTTTTCCCGCTGTCGACATCAAGAATGGTGAATGTGTCCGCCTTGCACAGGGCAAGGAGGACGAAGTCACCGTCTTCGCCTCCGACCCCGTCGCCCAGGCGCGCTATTGGGAAGACCTCGGCGCGCGCTACCTCCACGTGGTTGACCTGGACGGGGCCTTTTCGGGCGTGCCCAAGAATTTCGAACTCATCAAGGCCATCTGCTCCGAGATAGATATTCCGGTCCAGCTCGGGGGCGGCATCCGCGATATCGCCACGGCCCGAAAATATATCGAAGCGGGCGTGCATCGCCTGATTATCGGGACCATGGCCCTTGAGGACCCGAAGCTTTTTTCCGACCTTTGCAAGGCGTTGCCCGGCCGCATCGGCGTCTCCCTCGACGCGGTGGACGGCAAGCTCAAGACCAAGGGTTGGGTGGAAGACGCCGGATTGACCATCGACGACGTTCTGCCTCGGCTCGAGGCCGAAGGAATCTGCTTCATCGTCTATACGGATATCGCCCGCGACGGGATGCAGACCGGCGTCAACTTCGATGCCCTGTCCGCGCTCTGCTCCAAGACCTCCGTTCCCGTCATCGCCGCCGGGGGCGTACATACGCTCGACGACATCAAGAATCTCTACCCGTTGTCAGGGAAGGGGCTCGAAGGGGCCATTTCGGGCCGTGCGATTTACGTTGGCACCCTCGACGTCAAGGAAGCCAACGCCTGGATCGACGCCCAGTAG
- the hisB gene encoding imidazoleglycerol-phosphate dehydratase HisB, with amino-acid sequence MRQATVARTTKETDITLTLNLDGEGLVKVDTGIGFADHMLTLCAFWAGFDLELTCKGDLEIDTHHSLEDIALCLGQALNEALGDKRGINRVASVKVPMDEALAEVVVDLSGRPYIVYDDALLPPIIAGDEKDVWREFLKSLAFKAGMNLHVKFEYGQNGHHLLEAAFKALGLALAHATTIGRKGVSSTKGSLD; translated from the coding sequence ATGCGCCAGGCCACCGTGGCTCGGACCACCAAGGAAACGGACATAACGCTGACCCTGAATCTTGACGGCGAGGGGCTGGTCAAGGTCGATACCGGCATCGGTTTCGCCGATCACATGCTGACCCTGTGCGCCTTCTGGGCGGGGTTCGATCTGGAATTGACCTGCAAGGGCGATTTGGAGATCGACACCCATCACAGCCTCGAAGATATCGCCCTCTGTCTGGGACAGGCGCTTAATGAGGCCTTGGGTGACAAGCGGGGCATCAACCGCGTGGCTTCGGTCAAGGTTCCCATGGACGAGGCGCTGGCCGAAGTGGTCGTCGATCTTTCCGGCCGTCCGTATATCGTCTACGACGACGCGCTTCTGCCCCCCATCATCGCGGGCGACGAGAAGGACGTCTGGCGTGAATTCCTGAAGTCCCTGGCATTCAAGGCAGGCATGAACCTGCACGTCAAATTTGAGTATGGCCAAAACGGCCACCATCTGCTGGAAGCGGCTTTCAAGGCCTTGGGGCTCGCTTTGGCTCATGCGACCACCATCGGCCGCAAGGGCGTCTCCAGCACCAAAGGGAGTCTCGACTGA
- a CDS encoding glycosyltransferase family 2 protein gives MRETVTGLVLTYNGERLLEKCLKSLDFCDELLVVDSQSTDRTREIAEQCGARVIVRPWPGPVDQFNFALGEIGTAWVISLDQDEYLTEELRRNILKNLDKKERLAGYFVPRSSFYFNRFMKHSGWYPDYLFRVFRSGEMEVTASGAHYHFEPRGESRKLSGDILHYPYESFRQHMDKINYYAEEGAAALREKGRKGGVWRALLHAKMRFIKLYLLKLGFLDGTAGLCNALAGFYYTFQKYIRVEETKKWGDG, from the coding sequence ATGCGCGAGACGGTGACCGGACTGGTCCTGACCTACAACGGCGAGCGGCTGCTCGAAAAATGCCTCAAGTCCCTCGATTTCTGCGACGAGCTGCTGGTGGTGGATTCCCAGTCCACGGACCGCACCCGCGAAATTGCGGAACAATGCGGCGCGCGGGTCATCGTCCGGCCGTGGCCCGGCCCGGTGGACCAGTTCAACTTCGCGCTCGGCGAGATCGGCACGGCCTGGGTCATATCCCTGGACCAGGACGAATACCTAACCGAAGAGCTTCGCCGCAACATTTTGAAAAACCTCGATAAAAAAGAACGGCTGGCCGGTTATTTCGTTCCCAGAAGCTCTTTCTATTTCAATAGATTCATGAAGCATTCCGGGTGGTATCCCGACTACCTGTTCCGCGTATTCCGATCCGGCGAGATGGAAGTCACGGCCTCTGGCGCGCATTATCATTTCGAACCGCGCGGCGAGAGCCGTAAGCTGTCCGGCGACATCCTCCATTACCCTTACGAGTCCTTCCGCCAACACATGGACAAGATCAACTACTACGCCGAGGAAGGGGCTGCCGCCCTCCGCGAGAAGGGAAGAAAGGGAGGGGTCTGGCGAGCGCTGCTCCATGCCAAGATGCGGTTCATCAAGCTCTACCTGCTCAAGCTCGGCTTTCTGGACGGCACAGCCGGATTATGCAATGCGCTGGCCGGATTCTACTACACCTTCCAGAAATACATCCGCGTGGAAGAGACCAAAAAATGGGGCGACGGATAA
- a CDS encoding mechanosensitive ion channel family protein, whose protein sequence is MEFDIAQITATLTNYITQYGLRILVALLIFVIGRIIAKGVANGSQRVMLKAKVDETLASFLRNIIYYALIAAVVIAALGQAGINVTSFLAVLGAAGLAVGLALKDSLSNFAAGVMLILLKFFRKGDYVTAGGVSGTVTAINIFNTVLTTPDNMVITVPNSSILGGTITNVTANDTRRVDMVFGIGYGDDLLKAKKTLERIVSEEPRVLTDPAPTIEVSELADSSVNFVVRPWCKTSDYWGVYFALTEKVKLVFDQEGISIPFPQQDVHMFPVGKE, encoded by the coding sequence ATGGAATTTGATATTGCCCAAATCACCGCGACCTTGACCAATTACATAACCCAGTATGGTCTGCGCATACTCGTCGCCCTGCTCATATTCGTCATCGGACGAATCATCGCCAAGGGCGTCGCCAACGGGTCGCAACGCGTCATGCTCAAGGCCAAGGTCGATGAAACCCTCGCCTCGTTCCTGAGAAACATCATCTACTACGCCCTGATCGCGGCGGTGGTCATCGCGGCCCTCGGACAGGCGGGCATCAACGTGACGAGCTTCCTGGCCGTACTCGGCGCCGCAGGCCTGGCCGTCGGCCTGGCGCTCAAGGACTCCCTGTCCAACTTCGCGGCGGGCGTCATGCTCATCCTGCTCAAGTTCTTCCGCAAGGGCGACTATGTCACTGCGGGCGGCGTGTCCGGAACCGTTACCGCCATCAACATCTTCAACACCGTGCTGACCACTCCGGACAACATGGTCATCACCGTGCCCAACTCCTCCATCCTCGGCGGAACCATCACCAACGTCACGGCCAACGACACCCGCCGGGTGGACATGGTGTTCGGCATCGGTTACGGCGACGACCTGCTCAAGGCCAAGAAGACCCTGGAGCGCATCGTATCCGAGGAACCTCGGGTCCTGACCGATCCCGCGCCGACCATCGAAGTATCCGAACTGGCCGACTCCTCGGTCAACTTCGTGGTCCGTCCGTGGTGCAAGACCTCCGACTACTGGGGCGTCTACTTCGCCCTGACTGAAAAGGTAAAGCTCGTCTTCGACCAGGAAGGCATCTCCATTCCCTTCCCCCAGCAGGACGTCCATATGTTCCCCGTTGGCAAGGAATAG
- the tatC gene encoding twin-arginine translocase subunit TatC: MRSDKDDVKGPEEESLVETPVEPDEDPSLTDEELVGSAEEGAGDSGQDAGASGSLDDRPEASGEGADEEESSSAEPSEGTGDVPEVSDEEGAAVPDADGAGGGDGTDGPADGTAPAVPDEEPDDEPDDEPEEAADEDGEDTEDEALEDGEGAQMSLLDHLGELRARLTRAFIAVGVGMLACYSFAGQMFDILMQPMVDVFQKQAAANPLLTPEFYRDFGMVFQKMLTDNGFNHPEQMQIFMAALQKALMAVATEGHFQYTYPAEAFFAHIKISIVAGLFLVSPYVFAQIWGFIAPGLYSHERKWMVPMALFSGLFFTGGALFGYFQVFPYAFDFFAGFSNEGIQFVPKLNEYLSFCLKLLFAFGLVFELPLFIFFLARMGLVSSTGLRKKRKYAILCAFIVSAVLTPPDPFTQCLMAGPLIVLYEVGIWVAFFFGKKEKRHLQKQAEAEAKAQAELDAAAEGEGKESA, encoded by the coding sequence ATGCGTTCCGATAAAGACGACGTCAAAGGCCCTGAAGAGGAGTCTCTTGTCGAGACCCCTGTGGAACCCGACGAGGACCCCTCTCTGACGGATGAGGAGCTTGTCGGTTCCGCCGAGGAGGGCGCAGGCGATTCCGGGCAGGACGCTGGTGCGTCCGGCTCTCTGGACGACCGGCCGGAAGCCTCCGGAGAAGGCGCGGACGAGGAAGAATCCTCCTCCGCCGAGCCTTCCGAAGGGACCGGTGACGTGCCTGAAGTCTCCGACGAAGAGGGCGCGGCCGTTCCCGACGCGGACGGCGCTGGCGGTGGCGACGGCACGGACGGCCCGGCCGACGGCACGGCTCCGGCCGTGCCCGACGAAGAGCCCGACGATGAGCCCGACGATGAGCCTGAAGAAGCGGCTGATGAAGACGGTGAGGATACCGAGGACGAGGCGCTTGAGGATGGTGAAGGGGCGCAGATGTCCCTTCTCGACCACCTCGGCGAGCTTCGCGCGCGTCTGACCCGAGCCTTTATCGCCGTGGGCGTTGGGATGCTCGCCTGTTACTCTTTTGCCGGGCAGATGTTCGACATCCTCATGCAGCCGATGGTCGACGTCTTCCAGAAACAGGCCGCGGCCAACCCGTTGCTCACTCCCGAGTTCTATCGGGATTTCGGCATGGTCTTCCAGAAGATGCTGACGGACAACGGCTTCAATCATCCCGAGCAGATGCAGATATTCATGGCCGCCCTGCAAAAGGCGCTCATGGCGGTGGCCACGGAAGGACACTTCCAGTACACCTATCCGGCCGAAGCGTTCTTCGCGCATATCAAGATATCCATTGTGGCGGGTCTGTTCCTGGTCAGCCCCTACGTGTTCGCGCAGATTTGGGGCTTCATCGCGCCCGGTCTGTATTCCCACGAGCGTAAATGGATGGTGCCCATGGCCCTGTTCTCGGGGCTGTTCTTCACGGGCGGCGCGCTGTTCGGGTACTTCCAGGTCTTCCCCTATGCTTTCGACTTCTTTGCAGGATTCTCCAACGAAGGCATTCAATTTGTGCCTAAGCTCAATGAATATTTGAGTTTTTGTCTCAAGTTGCTATTCGCCTTCGGCTTGGTTTTCGAGCTGCCGCTGTTCATCTTCTTCCTGGCCAGGATGGGGCTGGTGTCTTCCACCGGATTGCGCAAGAAGCGCAAGTACGCCATCCTGTGCGCTTTTATCGTATCGGCCGTCCTGACACCGCCCGATCCCTTCACGCAGTGCCTCATGGCCGGGCCGCTGATCGTCCTCTACGAGGTCGGCATCTGGGTGGCCTTCTTCTTCGGCAAGAAGGAGAAACGTCATCTCCAGAAGCAGGCCGAGGCCGAAGCGAAGGCTCAGGCCGAGCTGGACGCGGCTGCCGAGGGAGAAGGGAAGGAGTCGGCGTAA
- the guaA gene encoding glutamine-hydrolyzing GMP synthase: MHDNRVLILDFGSQFTQLIARRVREAGVYSEIHPCNVDPERVKAFKPSALILSGGPSSVLEGGCPDLNMEYLQMGIPVLGICYGMQLLAHKLGGKVVASTDREYGRAQFTAQNDCVLFDGVDEKDDLTVWMSHGDRVEALPEGFLPMGKTDSIEFAAMGDPARKYYALQFHPEVAHTTDGALIIQNFLFKVAGLKATWSMASFVDTTIEALKEQVGDAKVVLGLSGGIDSTVAAVMLHRAIGKNLHCIFVDNGLLRMGEREEVIGFLAEHFDLNVKMVDASDEFLADLKGVEDPEKKRKLIGYKFIEVFDREAKAIEGVEFLGQGTLYPDVIESESFKGPSAVIKSHHNVGGLPEKMNLKLVEPLRELFKDEVRRAAYELGLPEHIIWRQPFPGPGLSIRIIGEVNEERLQILRLADKIVQNEMLASDWYRKVWQGFAVLLPLKTVGVMGDDRTYENVIALRIVDSLDAMTADWSRLPSELLARMSNRIIREVKGVNRVVLDISSKPPSTIEWE, translated from the coding sequence ATGCACGACAATAGAGTACTTATCCTTGATTTTGGCAGTCAGTTCACTCAGCTGATCGCGCGCCGAGTGCGCGAAGCCGGGGTGTATTCCGAGATTCACCCCTGCAACGTGGACCCCGAGCGGGTCAAGGCCTTCAAGCCCTCGGCGTTGATCCTGTCCGGCGGCCCGTCCAGTGTTCTGGAAGGCGGCTGCCCCGATCTGAACATGGAATATCTCCAGATGGGCATTCCCGTGCTGGGCATCTGCTATGGAATGCAGCTTTTGGCCCACAAGCTCGGCGGCAAGGTGGTTGCGTCCACCGACCGCGAGTACGGCCGCGCCCAGTTTACCGCCCAGAACGATTGCGTCCTGTTCGACGGTGTCGACGAGAAGGACGATCTGACCGTCTGGATGTCCCACGGTGACCGGGTCGAGGCCCTGCCCGAGGGCTTCCTGCCCATGGGCAAGACCGATTCCATCGAGTTCGCCGCCATGGGCGATCCCGCGCGGAAATATTACGCCCTTCAGTTCCACCCCGAAGTGGCCCATACCACGGACGGCGCTCTGATCATTCAGAACTTCCTGTTCAAGGTCGCCGGTCTCAAGGCCACCTGGTCCATGGCGTCCTTCGTCGACACGACCATCGAGGCCCTCAAGGAGCAGGTCGGCGACGCCAAGGTCGTGCTCGGCCTGTCCGGCGGCATCGATTCCACCGTGGCCGCCGTCATGCTGCACAGGGCCATCGGCAAGAATCTGCACTGCATTTTCGTGGACAACGGGCTGCTGCGCATGGGCGAACGAGAGGAAGTCATCGGCTTCCTGGCAGAGCATTTCGACCTCAACGTCAAGATGGTCGACGCCTCCGACGAATTCCTCGCCGACCTCAAGGGCGTGGAAGACCCGGAAAAGAAGCGCAAGCTCATCGGCTACAAGTTTATCGAGGTCTTCGACCGCGAGGCCAAGGCCATCGAAGGCGTTGAATTCCTGGGACAGGGCACCTTGTACCCGGATGTCATCGAGTCCGAATCCTTCAAGGGCCCCTCGGCGGTCATCAAGTCCCACCACAACGTGGGCGGCCTTCCCGAGAAGATGAACCTCAAGCTGGTGGAGCCGCTGCGCGAGCTGTTCAAGGACGAAGTGCGCCGCGCCGCCTACGAGCTGGGGCTGCCCGAACATATCATCTGGCGTCAGCCTTTCCCCGGTCCGGGTCTGTCCATCCGCATCATCGGCGAAGTCAACGAGGAGCGGCTGCAAATCCTCCGTCTGGCCGACAAGATCGTCCAGAACGAGATGCTGGCCTCCGACTGGTACCGCAAGGTCTGGCAAGGTTTCGCCGTGCTCCTGCCGCTCAAGACCGTGGGCGTCATGGGCGATGACCGCACCTACGAAAACGTCATCGCGCTGCGCATCGTCGATTCCCTCGACGCCATGACCGCGGATTGGTCCCGGCTTCCCTCGGAGCTGCTGGCCCGCATGTCCAACCGGATCATCCGTGAGGTCAAGGGCGTGAACCGGGTGGTGCTGGACATCTCCTCCAAGCCGCCGAGCACCATTGAGTGGGAATAA
- the tatB gene encoding Sec-independent protein translocase protein TatB, with protein MFGIGGPELLIICVVALIVIGPQKLPELLRSLGKGVAEFKRVGNEVKSTLDDEVTKAEAEARKKEVDAELARRKAAKAKEEAAPVEAETTAEAESAPASDAESAEKKA; from the coding sequence ATGTTTGGAATAGGCGGACCAGAGTTATTGATTATCTGCGTGGTGGCGCTCATCGTCATCGGCCCCCAGAAGTTGCCCGAGCTGCTTAGGTCGCTGGGCAAGGGCGTGGCGGAGTTCAAGCGCGTCGGCAACGAAGTCAAGTCGACCCTGGATGACGAAGTCACCAAGGCCGAGGCTGAGGCCCGCAAGAAGGAAGTTGACGCCGAGTTGGCTCGCAGAAAGGCCGCAAAGGCCAAGGAAGAGGCTGCTCCCGTAGAAGCCGAAACGACCGCCGAGGCCGAGTCGGCTCCCGCTTCCGACGCCGAGTCCGCAGAGAAAAAGGCCTAA
- a CDS encoding dephospho-CoA kinase, translating into MTQEKIEQQWERTVSLADAGIRLDKFWGRELAEEGISRGRITSWIESGLAFVDGEAASKGKQKLAVGQTVTIGAAGPEPGEVRPEPVRGDIEAVFEDEDMLVVCKPAGLTTHPAPGEPGPTLVNHLLHRWPDIAAENSGMDGQRPGIVHRLDKDTSGLMAVARNEAARLKLSEDFAGRNVFKVYLALVHGRPEPAEGFIDAPMGRHPSRKTLMAVVPKGGREARSEYRVLWTGPRGLASLAAVRIHTGRTHQIRVHMAHIGHPLLGDAAYGPRENAEWSRRSDRLAGLAPRQMLHAFYLSVPHPVTGEPVTRWQEPPEDFCALLAGLPRECLRVGIVGMPGGGKSALLRALRDMGRPCFSADDCVGELYGPGGDGAAMIRQRYGGRYTLDGGGVDKPGLFTAMRESEAVRREVMDMVHPMVQHRCEEFFKAHRDEPVAYAEVPLLLEGGWHKSGMVDLVAGVRCPESKRTGELRELRRLSPETLAVFDSWQWPEADKLAACGHVVDNDKGLAELADGARRLDEAASAAWDRRNREFADWMSGLWPGLAAELDAGRGKA; encoded by the coding sequence ATGACGCAAGAAAAAATCGAACAGCAATGGGAACGGACCGTTTCGCTCGCCGATGCGGGCATCCGGCTGGACAAGTTTTGGGGCCGCGAACTGGCGGAAGAGGGTATTTCCCGGGGGCGGATCACGAGCTGGATCGAGTCCGGCCTGGCTTTTGTCGACGGCGAAGCCGCTTCCAAGGGAAAACAGAAGCTGGCCGTAGGTCAGACCGTGACCATCGGGGCAGCCGGTCCTGAACCTGGCGAGGTCCGGCCCGAGCCGGTCCGGGGCGATATCGAGGCCGTTTTCGAGGACGAGGACATGCTCGTGGTCTGCAAGCCCGCCGGACTGACCACCCATCCCGCGCCCGGCGAGCCGGGGCCCACCCTGGTCAACCACCTGCTGCACCGCTGGCCCGACATCGCGGCGGAAAACAGCGGCATGGACGGACAGCGGCCCGGCATTGTCCATCGGCTGGACAAGGACACCTCCGGGCTCATGGCCGTGGCCAGGAACGAGGCGGCCCGGCTGAAGCTGTCCGAGGATTTCGCCGGACGGAACGTCTTCAAGGTTTACCTGGCCCTTGTTCACGGGCGTCCGGAGCCTGCGGAAGGGTTCATCGACGCGCCCATGGGACGCCATCCCAGCCGCAAGACCCTGATGGCCGTCGTGCCCAAGGGCGGACGCGAGGCGCGCAGCGAGTACCGTGTGCTCTGGACCGGTCCGCGCGGCCTGGCCTCCCTGGCGGCCGTGCGCATCCATACGGGCCGAACCCATCAGATTCGCGTCCACATGGCCCACATCGGGCATCCGCTTCTGGGCGACGCGGCCTACGGCCCGCGCGAAAACGCCGAATGGTCCCGCCGGTCCGACCGGCTGGCCGGACTGGCGCCGCGCCAGATGCTCCACGCCTTCTATCTTTCGGTTCCCCATCCGGTAACGGGCGAGCCCGTCACCCGTTGGCAGGAGCCGCCCGAGGACTTTTGCGCCCTGTTGGCAGGGCTGCCGCGCGAATGCCTGCGGGTGGGCATCGTCGGGATGCCGGGCGGCGGCAAGTCCGCTCTGCTCAGGGCGTTGCGCGACATGGGACGGCCCTGCTTCTCCGCCGACGATTGCGTGGGCGAGTTGTATGGGCCGGGCGGCGACGGCGCGGCCATGATCCGGCAGCGGTACGGCGGCCGCTACACCCTGGACGGCGGCGGAGTGGACAAACCGGGACTTTTCACGGCCATGCGGGAATCCGAGGCCGTGCGCCGGGAAGTCATGGACATGGTGCACCCCATGGTCCAGCACCGGTGCGAGGAGTTCTTCAAGGCCCATCGAGACGAACCCGTGGCCTATGCCGAGGTTCCCCTGCTTCTGGAAGGCGGCTGGCACAAGTCCGGCATGGTGGATCTCGTGGCCGGAGTACGGTGCCCCGAGTCCAAGCGAACGGGTGAATTGCGCGAGTTGCGGCGTCTTTCGCCCGAGACCCTGGCCGTGTTCGACTCCTGGCAGTGGCCCGAGGCCGACAAGCTCGCCGCCTGCGGCCATGTGGTGGACAACGACAAGGGGCTGGCCGAGCTGGCCGACGGGGCTCGCCGTCTGGACGAGGCCGCTTCGGCCGCCTGGGACCGGCGCAACCGTGAGTTTGCCGACTGGATGAGCGGCCTCTGGCCGGGACTGGCCGCCGAGCTGGACGCCGGGAGGGGCAAGGCGTGA